TAACACTAATTTAAACATAGTTTTATCACTGaccttattttattattatctttCATCTTTGTGATGAAATATGACCTAGACATGTTCTTGACAGGTAACAATAACACAACTCGTTTATTGTCCAGAAATCTCAAATGAGCAACTCAtgtgaaatatattatttaaaaagttatCAGAGAACGAATGAAAACTATTTACAGATAAGATATATCGCACGACAAAGAAAGTTAAAGTTAAATTTGtccatttaaaattatatttctcATTAGTAATAAAAATACTCTTACGACCTAGAACGACCTTCTCTTTCTCCTTTACTACTGTCACTTTACTGCGAACAAGTACACTATCCTATAAAGTCCTTAAATGTTCTTTCTTATCTGGGATCAGATACATACAATCGCTGCAGATAACACTACAGTGTGCGTGCAAACTCGCAAACTGACCCTAGATCAGACTCAGCGACCAGTAGTATGAGCACGTCCGCGCCTTCCAATGGGTAGCCACAGCACCGCCTTTACAAAATACCTCAGCGTATAATCATATTATCGttcatttgtgatttttattaatattaactgATTATTAACATTTCAATTATTACACTGTAACACGTATTTATTAACTGAAATGATGACAAAGTTCGTCTAACTATAAAATAACAAATCAGGCAAACTCAATAAGATACCCGCGGACGGTGTCCTTTTCTCTCAGTGGAAGCGATACTGCTGGAGTTCTCTAACTGCCCTCGCGCAATTCCTTCATTTCTATACATTTTTGGGAGATTTTAAATCATCTCATCAATCACAATGCTGGGCACGGTCAGCCGGCAACTCAGAAGCCATCCTGCCGTAAGTGATTGATGATTTCTGGACGATTTTATTCCGTAAAAGACGATGGCAAGCACGAGTTGTGCAAACGGTTTCGCTAGCCTGTTAGCGTCCCTGCTGCGGAATTGCTAGACATGTCACCAGTCCGGATATTTATACAGCtcaataaacacaaattaatcctaaatatgtatttaaattagGCGAAAAATCCTAGAAATATCaggaattttaaaattgtggttCCCAGGCATGGAAAAGAAATGGAAGTTAGTAAAACATGGAAAtagatgttttaaaatatttaatttttgttgcAGTCTCAATAAAATTGTCCTTATAAACGCTTATCAAATAATCTAAAAAGACTTGAGAAGTAAAAATTAATCTCTGTCAGAAAGTATAAAAATCCAAAAGGAATTGTGTGTTTACGTTTTAATAATTTAGTATCttttattgaataaatattaatgtcATCAGTTGCAGATGTTGAACACTctacatttaataacattaaaatcaaaatatgttTCAATCGGgtataaaatatcaaattaatatattttaaagctcACTAAATGATAATATTGCGTTGCCATAACTACACAAACTTGTCAAAGTATCAAACCAGTCACGACCGTCACAAGTAAACACACTATACCATTGTAATGGACCAGCCATATATGTTCATTCCGAGTATTTATGTGAATAATTAGATGAACTTTAAATTTTCTTTAAGTGAAAtgccattaaaatgttttatttgtttgtgcGCAGAAGAGATCTGTCGCCTGAGTGTCACGTGACACCATTGGCTCTCTGCACTGGAGCTCAAGGACAAGCGTGTTAAACTGAGGACAGACTGAGCAGTGTGGCCTAATACACTTTCACTTTTAAACTATTCATTTGGTATTCTCAGTATTTTTGTTAGTCGACCGACCCCATAGTTTAACTTCACGACTGTTGTTTTTATGTCTTTGCTCGGAATGATGTCCTAACCACTTGCAGCTTCTGAAGGCTGTGAGAAGATATTTGCAATGTAAAGTTTTGAAGCTCAGGGATTTTAAGAGAAACTCTGATCTattatttgtgatatttaaGGCTTTTGTGTTGTAATGAAGCAACATTTGTGGACAGTTTTATTTCAGTCAGTCATTACTGTTTAATCTAGATCTGTGGTTCTCACCTGGAGGACATTGTACATTATCAGTATCATAAAAACAATTGCATCAGTAGTATCATGAAATATCATATCGGTATCATTTTTATGATACTGATATAAGTGATATACAATGTAAAATTTGCATCCTAATGCAAAACCAGTTGTGAACCGCCAGACTAGATGGTCATGATTTCCATGATTTCAAAGTTTAATACATCACCTTCAAGTCATTTGACTTGAAGTTACagttgttttatgtatttttttgttgttgtttttgttcacCATAGTTGATCCCACTCTTTATTTTCATTGGCGGTGGATGCACCATGTCTCTGACATATCTGGCTCGCTTGGCCATGCGCAACCCTGATGTCTGGTAAGCATCTGTTCTACAGAAGATACAAGTCCATTAATCATCTGTCTCTCACAATGGATACAAAAACATAACTGAAAGGCCTTATTCTTTAATTAATTGAGGAGCGATTGCTATTAAGATCAAACACTGTGTCTACACCAGACATGAGCGGCGCAGTGCGGCAGAAGCAGATAGTatccattataatcagtgatgctATCTACACTGGATGCGACGTGACACCAATTTCTGACGATAAACCGATGCCCAGTTCTATTTCTGACATACTTAAAGCACTTGCACTACTTCTGACACAAAGAGCAAATGGATTTGCAGCGGTCACTTTGTCGCATCCAGTCTGACGGCTTCAAGCTTTTAAGGCGCAGTGTGACATTAATTTGTGATTCTTAATACCTTGACCCAATCAGTTGTGAGAGAACAACAGTGCTGCTCAGATGTTCATGCCAActcttttatttagttttatcatGCATGCCTTTTTTATTTGTGCACTCATTTGCTTCATATCCACAGCTGGGACAAAAAGAACAACCCAGAGCCCTGGAATAAACTGGGGCCCACTGATCAGTACAAGGTATGATACATGTGCCATGATCATTTAAACTCTGTTGTCAGGATGCATTTTGCTTTTCAGCATATTACATGccctgttttttgttgttgttgtttgttccATGTGTTTAAAGAAATGTTCTGGGGTCAAGCCAAGCTCAGCATCTATAGAATTCTCTTGAAtaccacagaaaataatttggatttgtcctTCAGTTTGAAACAATTTCATTCAcagtaaagcactttgaatggAAGCCTATGGAACGAGCCAAATCAGGGCTCAACTCATATATTTTTAAGTGACAGTAATGTTAATGTGCCACAATATAACATTCTCAATTAGGCATGAGGAAACTGAGCTTATCAATAATGACAATTCAGGAaaccacaataataataatataaaaattatataattatgtataCATTGCATTAAACTGCAGACTTTGCTATTTTAACTTGGATTTGGTGCTTCCAGAGTGTTCATTTTGGAGCCTGTATAGAACTATTCATGATCTTCGATCAGGCCACATCACATTGTtgcatttaaatattgttttcacAGTTGCACACAGTAATTTAGTCGCACTGTAGAGCCCTGCTTTGCATTAGGATAAACATCCGGTTTCAAAGGCAAGGCTTAGATTAAGCAAGGATATTAGGCTTAGTTCAGTTggggcactgacatattttaagatatttcagtGCAAGCAGCTTTCAGTTAAATGGCTTGAACATGCATTTTATTCTGGGACTAGCCTTAAGCcgtgtctgtgaaaccggggggtgaatgttctaaaaaaaaaaaaacgttaacaTGACAGTAGCATGATAATGTTTTGCAATGGTGAACCTGCTAAATATGTTTTAGAGCTTTACAGCTAAAACAGCACATTTTTGTATTGAAGAATCATTAACAACTGTGCATTTCTATGTTTAGACCTTCTGGAATGCCTTGCTCCATAGACTTGCATTGTAACCTCATTACCGTAAACATGATTTTGGCTTGGTTTTAATGAACTGAGGGGACAAGTCAAAATTGTAGTCCGTGATAATCGATAAAACtttttaatttgattcagaACATTCTATTTAGCACTTTTCAAGATGTTTAGCACCCAGTAATCGACAGAAATGTTGAGTTTGAAATCTAACTGACCAGCGTATGTGGTGTTAGTAAAGTGCTTAAACACGCCGTTGTTGTTGTAGCGCCTAAGGGGATCCTATTAAAAGATGTGACTGAAGGACCGTATCAGGACCTAATCTCAGCTCTTAATGAGTTTAATTCATTAAGCGCTTCATAAACTCATTTTATGTGTGCTGATAGTTGGTACAAATCTAATCAAGCTTGTGTCTTAATGTGTATTTGATGTGGAGTAGAGTTCAAGTTCAATACTTAAACAGGCAGCTGACTTAATGGATTTTGCAGAGTGCATGTTGTTAAACTGCTTATTTTGTATTCTCACTTTTCTGTTTTTCCATTTCAAGTTCTATGCAGTGAACATGGACTACAGCAAGCTGAAGAAGGACCGTCCTGACTACTAAACGTATCCAGAGAATCCAGACACCCAGTGTTGGACCAAAGGCTTAAAAATCAAACTAAAGAACAACAAGATGTCCACACTCTTTTCCTCAACGGCCCTTGTTCCTATATTAATTTATGCAAAGAGACTAAATTGCACAAATGATGTCTTTGCTTATTTGGATCCTTTTTAACATCTATGATGTCTTGTGTATTTTCTTCCCATACTTTTTAGTCAGAGACGATTAATAAAGAGTTTTCTCCCACATACATTGAAAAACCAGTTGATGAGTCGTGATTATGTTGGTGTTTGTATGAATTTCAGAACAAGCTTCTCCATGCTGACCAgaagaaagctgcttggtttgaaactGACTGAGCTGTGCTCCATACATTTCTACGCTTTTAACAGTGGATAATATTGTCAATTTTACTTAAGTTggattattttaataacaataattgtaCAAATgtcaatttaataatttaagtcAACATCACTACTTCGAGCAACCATGTAGCACAGTGGTTCTcatctacatttacatttatgcatttggcagacgcttttatccaaagcgacttacattgcattatactatacatttgtatctgagtatgtgcaatccctgggatcgaacccatgacctttggcattgctagtgccacgctctaaccactgagctacaggaaagctacAGCTCCAGGGCCTAGTAAGGCACCTCGGCAACCTTCCAAGAGAGCGTCTGCTGTATGTTGGCGTCAAGgttttttttggggttttttttcctttttttctttagcTGAGAGTAGTGAGGTAACATggagaaatgttgcctttgcCCATGTCCATGTTATTTAGCTGTTACTAAACTCATGAGGCATACATCGGCACTATGATGAAACTGATTCAGATTTTTGCTGTCTATTTGAGAAAAGTCATTGCATTTTGTTTCACctaataatttgttccctttcgatacttcactcgtactgcgtatggggaaaggtctccctttttccccgctgctgaagcctttttcaataacgcagtgtaactgcaccgtcattggttcactcatagacaagttgttgaaccaatggcggcgcggcatagctgcgcggcctatggcgacaaagcgcgcgaatattcccgccgaaatgggcggggtatagggctatataagcaggcgtttcgccataggatttcagtgttttctccttcagcgacgacatctacttctcttcgctgatctccgcctgaagccgaagaagctcgccgccttctgctctcgccgccgtctgaagaggctcccgcagcggactcgcctggactcgccggtggaagaaagcgccggcgccctcgcggactgcagcttctagcgccgtcgccgagccgccgcctcccgcttcccgcttccggccgcttcctgtgcgtcccctgccgccatccggcgcgccgcctgagagcttcatccgcggcttaaacgccgctctaaagagcgatttccagcggttttcaccgctttaagagcttccgcggccctcgccgctctcgaaaccacccaattgccgttttcacggcagcggcgtctcacgatgccccgccactcatgtggtacttgcaggggcCCCCTGCACGActacgatggacacagcgagtgtgtcgcttgcctgggcaagccccacgcagacggcgcgctcgctggagactcatgcccgcactgcgagtgcgcgcggagtctcgcttccctgcgctcgcgggtcgccttcttcactgagggcgatctcgccgctcgcgccctcccgtctccttcctcccgcggtccggcgaggaaaagacagcgggggtagagcgactcagcgccaggagttgagcgagctcacgccggcccagcccccgcgtgcctcgccctctcctcccagggaactctctccagttctgttctctcgccctgagcagcgtccctccgcagaagcgagtgacctcgtctcattcgggggaacagacgacgaacaagacgactccatgtctcttgcggcttccgaagcggaaggatgggctggcgagccggaagacccccgctccaccgcctcccttggaacccatcgagcatggccagggcatggatgccgagctcttccgcatcctgtctagagccgttgaagagctggacctcgagtgggcccctccagaggagccgtctcgcagccgcctggacgaatggtttctgccaggccgccgccaagcacctcgccagcgttcagcgcccttctttcctgaggtccacgaagagctgacgaagtcgtggcgcgctccttactctgcccgcctccacactacgcaccgctccgccctcaccgccgtcgacggcgccgagggagaagggatacgagcgcttgccacccctagatgaagcggtggctgctcacctctgtcctcccgcggctgtgggttggaagacgaagagggcccttccttccaagccctgtcggaccacctctactctggctggacgggcttacacctcggcgggccaagctgcctctgcgctccacaccatggccatatttcaagcattccaggccaaactcctccgctctctggatgagtctggaatcgacgcgccagccttcaaagatctccgcagcgccacggatcttgccctgcgagctacgaaggctacggcccaggccatcggtcgttccatggccagcctggtcgtgttggagcgccacctgtggctcaacctaacggagatcaaagacctagacaagacggccttcttagacgccccggtctcgccttctggtctcttcgggcctgcagtggatggcttcactgagcgctttactgccgcgcagaaatcgtctcaggctatgaggcatttcttgcctaagcgctccagctccgcttctgcgtctagccgccccaggactgcgccggctcagcagaacaaaccagccccacctgcaacacaggcagcgccgccccaggagcatcgccagcgctcgcgccctgcgaagcgccctcccttcccgagcgccagggaccccggcccaggattgtgctggacccggtgcctccgagtcgtcctgattcgtcggacaggaagaggatgggggaccgtcccgttacgaccggaccaccccaaaagctcccacgggtaatttcccctccgcctcgtttatttccgggcgtgggaaacatactccaagtgacagctgggcccacacctgttgcgcccactccaaacgccgttttcacggcggacaaatttttacctcatcacaaaaagagcaaatttcctcttccacccctcgcggtgtacgaccctctcaacggcggtctgtcacccaacattattcaacccctagccactcgggccgaggcctggcaggccatccccgatgtgtcagaatgggtcatggggatcgtaaaccagggctactcgctccagtttgcacgacggccccccgcttcgccggggtgcttcaaacatcggtcaatccggacgacgctcatgtcctccgggccgaagtcatgtcgttgctggaaaaaggagctgtggaaatggttcctccgtcagagagcgagacaggcttttacagccgctactttctggtccccaaaatggatggcggtctcagacccatcctagacctcaggcttttgaatcactccctcacgagacggaagttcaaaatgctgacgctgaagcagatcctcgcgcacatttgccccgaggactggttctgctcgctggacctgaaggatgcgtattttcacatccagatagcccccgtcacagacgattcttgagattcgcatacgaaggggtggcataccaatatacggtcctgcccttcgggctgtctctggctcccgcactttcaccaagtgcatggacgcgacgctttcccctctgagacagatgggaatccgggttctgaattatctcgacgactggctcatcttagcccgttcgcgggccgagctggaacgccacagatccgtgctcctcagccatctacaatgcctgggtctcagggtcaacttagccaagagctcgctatgccccactcaacgaatctcgtttctgggagcagttttcgactcggtccgtatgacggcagtagtctcgccagagcgcgccctggcaattcagcagctcacggcatctgtcacgaacaaagcctatctccctctgaagtttttccagaggctgctagggctgatggcttccgcctccccggtgctgcagctaggccttcttcggatgcggcctcttcagtactggttgaagttccgggttcctcccagcgcatggcggcacggccgcctatgtctcaaggtcaatcgggcctgtcttctagccctgaaaccttggatggatccagtatggttccaacgcggagtcccttgaggcggtctcacggaggacggtgctctcagcagacgcctccaacttgggctggggcgctgtgtgcgagggcagaccggccttcggctcgtggagcacgaggaaagccatttacacatcaactgtctagagatgctagcagtgatgaaagcccttcagttctttccaggcttacttgacgggacgtcatgttctagttcggtcagacagtatgacggtggtgtcatacctgaaccaccaaggcggtctttcgtccagccgcttatgcgctctggcgaaacgtctgctggaatgggctcttccgaggcttcagtcgctcagagcgactcatgttcctggcaggaacaatctgggtgcggacatgttgtcacggagcaacatcccctccgacgagtggatgctctacccccaagtggtcctcacgatctgggagttcttcgggaaggcagaggtagacctcttcgcctcagaagacaactctcattgcccaacatttttctcgaaggagaagtagatgctctggcccacacatggcccagcacgctcctttatgctttccctccgatcgcactgatcccccaggtcatcaggcgtatcagagaagaccagcacagagtccttctggtggccccgctctggaggaaccaggtttggtcctcagagctattcaggctctctctaagagccccgtggccgattcccctgagacgggacctcctctctcaggcaaacagaacaatctggcacccacagccgcagctctgggctctgcacctctggtccctcgatgggagccgactagcctccccgaggacgtcctaaataccatttctccaggctagagccccatctacgagcgcctctacgaccagaagtggtcagtctttgttgattggtgttcaacacgcaacatagaccctgtggagagtgacgtatcttccatactgtctttcctccaagaacgcttggaaatgggcgctccccttccacgcttaaggtttacgtagcagccattgcagcgttcacgctcctattgctggccaatcggtgggacgaaacgggctcgtgatccgtttttgagaggtgctaggcgtttgaatcctcctcgccctctcactattccctcctgggacctctcgttggtcctcagggccttgaaagagccccatttgaaccaatgggttcagccgacctcaggcccctaacgctaaaaaccgctctgctactagcactagcatcggtaaagcgtgttggcgatttgcaggccctctccgtgaaccctgcgtgcctcgaattcgggcctggtgactctaaggtcgttctgaaacctaggcatggctacgtccctaaagtgctctcaactccgtttagagctcaggtcatctcgctctctgctcttcctccctcggcggacgaaccagagctgcagctactctgcccagtcagggcattgaggacctacatagaccgatcacagtctttcagacagtcagatcagctctttgtttgttttggcggccgcaccaaagggtctccggtctcgaaacaacgcatttcccgttggatagtggatgctattaacctgtgctactcctcactgggcactaattgccccataggagtcagggcccactccactagaggaatggcttcctcgtgggcttggtccaacggagtttccatccaagacatctgtgaggcggccggctggtcttcgccgtccacctttgtcaggttctatcacctcgatgtcccgaccttacaagctcgggtcctgtcggtgtgattagcggcttccaacaggtcccgcttcacgccaccataggaagtatcttccttcagtgtaaccatgggttcggttaggctttgcctccgcttgtcctttttgcccccctctgggtggccaaatgcaagctatatcgttcccagccgtggcacggcgtggttgaattcgttccccatacgcagtacgagtgaagtatcgaaggGAACGtgctcggttactaacgtaacctcggttccctgagatacggaacgagtactgcgtcacttgccgtgccacgaggctgcggctcagggtcgtcgcttcagtcgattgacactgaaatcctatggcgaaacgcctgcttatatagccctataccccgcccatttcggcgggaatattcgcgcgctttgtcgccataggccgcgcagctatgccgcgccgccattggttcaacaacttgtctatgagtgaaccaatgacggtgcagttacactgcgttattgaaaaaggcttcagcagcggggaaaaagggagacctttccccatacgcagtactcgttccgtatctcagggaaccgaggttacgttagtaaccgagtacgttataTGCTATATGGTGCATATTGGTGACAGTtgtttaaatggttagttcacccaaaaatgaaatttttgtccttaagtactcaccctcatctcctcccaaacccataagacttaagtttgtcttcggaacacaaattaagatatttttgatgaaatccggggatatctgatccacacattgAGGGCTCACcacttttgaggtccagaaatgtactaaagatactgtaaaaacagtcgacgtgactacagtggttcaactttaatattatgaagtgacgagaatactttaaGTGAGcaaaaacgactttattcaacaaattcgtctgTCCCCTGTCGTACTGCTATTTTCgttgcagagcttcagtgtttacgTCCAAACGGCGGCA
The window above is part of the Chanodichthys erythropterus isolate Z2021 chromosome 3, ASM2448905v1, whole genome shotgun sequence genome. Proteins encoded here:
- the ndufa4a gene encoding cytochrome c oxidase subunit NDUFA4L, which encodes MLGTVSRQLRSHPALIPLFIFIGGGCTMSLTYLARLAMRNPDVCWDKKNNPEPWNKLGPTDQYKFYAVNMDYSKLKKDRPDY